One stretch of Podospora pseudoanserina strain CBS 124.78 chromosome 4, whole genome shotgun sequence DNA includes these proteins:
- a CDS encoding hypothetical protein (COG:G; COG:M; COG:O; EggNog:ENOG503NTWK): MSLQIPHHQKANGNTGATKAVILVGGASRGTRFRPLSLDVPKPLFDVAGHPIIWHCLTAISKVPSIHEVYLIGYYEEHVFRDFIKDSSSEFPDLSIKYLREYQALGTAGGLYHFRDAILKGRPENIFVLNSDVCCSFPLNEMLQLTHERRAEAVILGTRVSEDAASNFGCIVSDSHTRRVLHYVEKPESYISNLINCGVYLFRADVLFPSIRTAIQRRADRPRLGSYRSSENLASSYMFDEEDTQKNEVIRLEQDILGEMADTNLFFVYETKDFWRQIKTAGSAIPANALYLQKAQQSGSSELAAPSANIKAPVFIHPTANVHPTAVLGPNVSIGPRVTIGPGVRIKESIVLEDAEVKHDACILYSIIGWGSRVGAWARVEGTPTPVTSHNTSIIKNGVKVQAITILGKECGVGDEVRVQNCICLPFKDLKRDVSNEVIM; this comes from the exons ATGTCGCTTcaaatcccccaccaccaaaaggcCAACGGCAACACTGGCGCCACCAAAGCCGTGATTCTC GTTGGTGGTGCCTCTCGTGGCACTCGCTTCCGCCCGCTCTCTCTCGATGTTCCCAAGCCTCTCTTCGATGTTGCCGGTCACCCCATCATCTGGCACTGCTTGACCGCCATCAGCAAGGTCCCTTCGATCCACGAAGTCTACCTGATCGGCTACTACGAGGAGCATGTCTTCCGCGACTTCATCAAGGATTCGTCGTCCGAGTTCCCCGACCTCTCCATCAAGTACCTCCGCGAATACCAAGCCCTGGGCACCGCCGGCGGCTTGTACCACTTCCGCgatgccatcctcaaggGCCGCCCCGAGAACATCTTTGTTCTGAACTCGGACGTCTGTTGCAGTTTCCCTCTAAACGAGATGCTTCAGCTCACACACGAGCGCCGCGCCGAGGCCGTCATTCTGGGCACCAGGGTCAGCGAGGATGCCGCCTCGAACTTTGGTTGCATTGTCTCCGATTCTCACACCCGCCGCGTGCTGCACTACGTCGAGAAGCCCGAAAGTTACATTTCCAATCTTATCAACTGCGGAGTCTACCTCTTCCGCGCCGATGTCCTCTTCCCTTCGATCCGCACCGCCATCCAGCGCCGCGCCGACAGACCCCGTCTGGGCTCGTACCGTTCATCCGAGAATCTTGCCAGCTCGTACATgtttgacgaggaagacacGCAGAAGAATGAAGTCATTCGGTTGGAGCAGGATATTCTCGGAGAAATGGCCGATACCAACCTTTTCTTCGTCTATGAGACCAAGGACTTCTGGAGGCAGATCAAGACGGCCGGCTCTGCCATCCCAGCCAACGCCCTGTACCTCCAGAAGGCCCAGCAAAGCGGCTCCAGCGAGCTTGCCGCTCCTTCAGCCAACATCAAGGCCCCCGTATTCATCCACCCCACGGCCAATGTACACCCAACGGCTGTTCTGGGCCCCAATGTCTCTATTGGACCTCGCGTGACGATTGGACCTGGCGTCCGCATCAAGGAGTCTATCGTGTTGGAAGACGCCGAGGTCAAGCATGACGCGTGCATTCTGTACTCAATTATCGGTTGGGGCAGCCGCGTCGGTGCTTGGGCTCGTGTGGAGGGCACACCAACCCCCGTGACGAGCCATAACACGAGCATTATCAAGAACGGTGTCAAGGTTCAAGCTATCACCATTCTTGGCAAGGAGTGCGGTGTCGGTGATGAGGTCAGAGTGCAGAACTGCATCTGCCTGCCATTCAAAGATCTGAAGAGG GACGTTTCCAACGAGGTCATTATGTAA
- a CDS encoding hypothetical protein (EggNog:ENOG503NYF2; COG:U), with translation MPPRVKPEPSVAVANTTATRSFAATNSAQFGSPTRQARSTAPSVTDTRFMAEAEDQYEDEDNEIIWMETRAKSITSAGMKQEPGHEPMTLMSLASQSMGGSFVGMGPNLALKDFGQGFLKDINDALGELQSRGIQHVASLPELVLVGDQSSGKSSLMSGIAGLSLPRSSGTCTRCPIHIRISRADEWSCRVFLNVHYGFKLPDHAITEQDVTATNPFPPWVKLDPSRTRRHEFKTVRDRFDSEEIETVLRCAQVAILNPSTPYQAFIPKPRGGEGPDSQQLTQHELISRKEEASEAQFSPNTVALEIKGPDLADLNFYDLPGVFNTARRTEDAYLERVVQNLTKLYIKREKAIILWAVSMNLDTENSLALRLIRESRAEHRCVGVITKADLLPRDDQATERWLGILKGRGHRIGLGYFITSRQGRDLEEQTKREEAFFNRTAEGHWPDVFDRYQERCGIEKLKAFLSLKLGEEFSKVLPEVKRKVLERLNFIAEQLQLYPGPPANPDLEIYKALTMFSSLLKKRVIDQEFMSTWDTACSARFTRAILELKPKYNVRLFAKSSAASAPVLIDLDTPTREGSPTPTPSGRKRAAPAETPSRRQRIKAEDAEGRSYPSTPTNMRTTMTPTKGRPSKTLMEIRRMIQRNAIPGQPGLVSSNVYEPLFTEAAKAWKGPLQTFLNQTFNFLSKEIQEILDSTFAALKNRAIYKLSTEHMQAFVEMHKKELQAQLALIHELEGTRLFTRNDDALHRYKAEELRTLTRHRNHYRIAAHKGDEPASSLPKIEELSEEELAQETAKMEKDLRQMGPEPFQQELDVAAYTRGYYVLAAHRFTDIVCMHAMSGLFPRVASVIETYLQDKLGLTGNRTTPEMLDQLMEEEGRIGQIRRDLCAEKETLDGAMAIIVNLENRDTTPSQAESNVTIPNDLTSGQAAGSPSGTVYGDA, from the exons ATGCCTCCCAGAGTGAAGCCCGAGCCCAGTGTGGCCGTGGCGAACACCACTGCCACTCGCAGTTTTGCTGCTACCAACTCGGCACAGTTTGGCTCACCTACGCGGCAAGCACGGTCTACGGCTC CTAGTGTGACTGATACCCGTTTcatggcggaggcggaggaccAGTACGAAGATGAGGATAACGAAATCATCTGGATGGAAACCCGTGCCAAGTCAATCACAAGCGCCGGCATGAAGCAAGAGCCTGGCCACGAGCCGATGACCCTGATGTCTCTTGCATCTCAAAGCATGGGCGGGTCATTTGTCGGGATGGGGCCCAATCTTGCCCTCAAGGACTTCGGGCAAGGGTTCCTCAAGGACATCAACGATGCCCTGGGTGAGCTGCAGTCTCGTGGCATTCAGCACGTTGCTAGTCTGCCGGAGTTGGTGCTCGTCGGTGACCAGTCGTCGGGCAAATCGAGTTTGATGTCCGGCATCGCTGGGCTCAGTCTGCCTCGCAGCAGCGGCACCTGCACAAGGTGCCCGATCCATATCAGAATCTCGCGAGCTGATGAGTGGTCTTGTCGGGTGTTTTTAAATGTGCATTACGGTTTCAAGCTGCCCGATCATGCCATCACCGAGCAGGATGTCACAGCAACAAACCCATTCCCTCCCTGGGTCAAACTCGACCCCAGTCGCACACGACGCCACGAGTTCAAGACAGTCCGAGACAGATTTGACAGCGAAGAGATTGAAACAGTACTGCGCTGCGCCCAGGTTGCAATCTTGAACCCATCCACGCCCTACCAGGCCTTCATCCCCAAGCCTCGGGGTGGAGAAGGGCCTGACTCCCAACAGCTGACCCAGCACGAGCTGATTTCGCGCAAGGAGGAAGCCTCCGAGGCCCAGTTTTCGCCAAATACCGTGGCGCTCGAGATCAAAGGGCCTGATCTAGCCGACCTCAACTTCTATGATCTTCCGGGTGTATTCAACACTGCTCGGCGGACCGAGGATGCTTACTTGGAGCGTGTCGTCCAGAACCTGACCAAGCTTTACATTAAGCGGGAGAAAGCCATCATTCTCTGGGCCGTGTCCATGAACTTGGACACGGAGAACTCGCTGGCGCTGCGCCTGATCCGGGAGAGTCGTGCTGAACACCGTTGCGTTGGGGTGATCACCAAGGCAGACCTGCTGCCGCGAGATGACCAAGCTACTGAGCGCTGGCTGGGAATTCTCAAGGGCCGTGGACATCGCATCGGCTTGGGTTATTTCATCACCTCTCGACAAGGTCGAGATTTGGAAGAACAGACGAAGCGGGAAGAGGCCTTCTTCAATCGAACAGCAGAAGGACACTGGCCCGATGTTTTTGATCGCTACCAGGAGAGGTGCGGAATAGAAAAGCTGAAGGCTTTCTTGTCTTTGAAGCTCGGCGAAGAGTTTTCCAAAGTTCTTCCGGAAGTGAAGCGCAAAGTTCTTGAGCGACTCAACTTCATCGCTGAGCAGCTCCAACTGTACCCGGGGCCACCAGCGAACCCGGATCTGGAAATTTACAAGGCACTGACCATGTTCAGCAGTCTGTTGAAGAAGCGAGTGATTGACCAGGAATTTATGAGCACCTGGGACACAGCCTGTTCCGCCCGGTTTACAAGAGCCATTCTTGAGCTGAAGCCCAAGTATAACGTACGGTTGTTCGCCAAGTCATCTGCCGCGAGTGCTCCGGTATTAATAGATCTCGACACGCCCACGAGGGAGGGAAGCCCCACGCCCACACCCAGTGGCAGAAAGCGTGCTGCCCCAGCCGAGACCCCCAGTCGCCGCCAGCGCATCAAGGCTGAAGATGCCGAGGGACGGTCttacccctccacccctaCGAACATGCGCACAACCATGACCCCGACCAAAGGCAGGCCGAGCAAGACACTCATGGAAATTCGGCGCATGATCCAGCGCAATGCCATACCCGGCCAGCCGGGCCTCGTTTCTTCCAATGTCTATGAACCGCTTTTTACAGAAGCGGCAAAGGCCTGGAAGGGTCCGCTCCAGACGTTCCTCAACCAAaccttcaacttcttgagCAAGGAAATCCAGGAGATCCTTGACTCGACTTTTGCGGCGTTGAAGAACCGGGCAATTTACAAGTTGTCGACCGAGCACATGCAGGCTTTCGTCGAGATGCACAAGAAGGAGTTGCAGGCCCAGCTCGCGCTGATTCACGAACTCGAGGGCACGCGTCTGTTCACCAGAAATGACGATGCCTTGCACCGGTACAAGGCTGAAGAGTTAAGGACCTTGACTAGGCACCGCAACCACTACCGCATTGCCGCACACAAGGGTGATGAGCCAGCTAGCTCACTCCCTaagattgaggagctcaGCGAGGAAGAACTCGCCCAGGAGACagccaagatggagaaggacCTCCGCCAGATGGGCCCCGAGCCCTTTCAGCAGGAGTTGGATGTGGCCGCCTACACCAGAGGCTATTACGTCCTTGCCGCTCATCGGTTCACAGACATTGTGTGCATGCATGCCATGTCTGGGCTGTTTCCCCGTGTGGCCTCGGTCATTGAGACCTACCTTCAGGATAAGCTTGGCCTTACTGGCAACCGCACCACTCCTGAGATGCTGGATCAGCTcatggaggaagagggtcgCATTGGCCAGATTCGCCGAGATCTCTGCGCGGAGAAGGAGACTCTCGACGGTGCCATGGCCATCATTGTCAACCTCGAGAACCGCGACACGACTCCCTCGCAAGCCGAGAGCAACGTTACGATTCCCAATGACCTTACCTCTGGCCAGGCCGCAGGCTCGCCATCCGGGACAGTGTATGGAGATGCGTAA